CCACTTCCTCCTGAACTCCTATTTATAGAAGTTCACGGTttcaaatgacatttttgtCACTCAGGCTGGTTTGGTGGCCGATCCCTGCTTAgtggcccaggcaatgctgTACCAGCTGCCCGTGGCTTTTATTATTGCTTTTCAGAGCCCCTGGTGCAGTGCTCACAGTCACATCCCAGTGACTCCAGAACACAGCCCCTCAGGAGCAGAGACAGGAATCGGGGGAAAAGCGGTGTCCGACTCTTTGAACAAGAAAGCTCTTGTTTAAGGAATGTGGTGCTGGAGGCCAGTGTTTGCCAGCAGGGTCTGTCTCCCAGCCGGTGCCTGCAGTCAGACCCTGCCCTCTGCAGACACACAGGGCGGGGGGGGATTTTCTGGAAGCATCTCTCAAAATGGAGGAACTGCCCTGTAGCCAGTACAGGATATATCCTGGGAATTGTATTTCTGCagacagggcaggaggggctggtggAACTATGTGCGGAAGCAGGAAGAGAGCTGAAGAGGTGCTGAGAATGCTCTTGTacagggcagaggaggagggaaacaAACATCTCAGAGAACAGGAAAACTCAAGTGCTGGAAAATGATGGATCCACCCCCCAGGCCCCTGCTAAGGAGGGTGGGACAAGCTCCATGATTTCTGGCAGCCacgagctgctgctgctccgcTCAGCTCCGTCCTGCAGCCAGATGTGTTCAGTGCAGCTtcagcccttcctgcccaaCACGCCCCGGCAGTGCCCCCACGCTGGCCACAGCTCTGGCGGTGCCCCACACCTGTGTTTGTCCCCCAGCTCCAGGGAGGGTTTCCcgagggagcagggaagggggcaGGAGTCAAGTTTAAGCACTGCTGTTCTGTATCCTGTTGTTTTCCTACCAGGATTGTTGCAGTTTCCTGCACTGTCTTATCTGGAGCAGGGAAGCCAGCGCTCTCCGAGTCGCtggtgtgtgtcagtgtgtgccCCGGGTTCTAATCTGCAAAACAGGCGTTAGAGCCCCTGAGAGGAACCAGCTAGGGCTGTcacagggcagggggacaggcaCAGAGGGGGCAAAGGGCTTTTAGTGCCTTGAAATGAGTGTCTTTATTTGGTGCTCCTGTTTGCACAAGGCTGTGTGTGTCACACGGGTTTGGGCCTTGGGCACACCCAAGAGGGACAGGGAGGAAGAGCCCCATGGTGACATTCTGAGGTGATTCTGTGTTTGACAGACTTTACAGGAGGataatttttagaaaatgctGAGCATGCTTTCTCCCATCCCCAAAGGCTCAAAGTACAAACAGGAAAGTCTTAAAGCAAAAAGACCATTTCCGTGTTTCAGTCAGCCCGGAGTTCAGTCTCCCCTGAAATGCTGGAGACTCCTGTGAAGTTACTTGGCCACATTTTCTGTAACACAGAGGTAAAATCTTCATCCACAGCACTGAGGCCTGGAAAGCTGTGCAGAGGAACAGGGCCTGAGAAAGCCAAATCttgcagatttaaaaaaaaccaacccccttttttcctcgagTGAACCTGAATTCGTCTAACTGTATGTTTTAGCAGTGCACTGAATTCCCCATGGgttaaaaaaactaaaccctTTACTGTACAGCTCTGGAATGTCCTGTTTTCAGGACAGAAAGGTGTAGGTCCTGCACACAGTGTCCATTATCAGATGGGAGCCTCTCCTGGAAGGAAAATTAACCCAGCACATCAGCTCCCAACCACGCAGACACTGAACCAGGCACAAGGCTCCAAAACAAAACTCCCTCCCCACAGGCATCCCAGGGTTGTTGGAAGCAGGTAAAAACTGTGGCAGTGGTCAAGATggatatttattatttaaagagAAGATAAGTATGCCAGTTCAGCCTTTGGGGGAAGGATGGGTCATTTTTCTCACTCAGCTGTGACTGTGAATCCAGGCCAATTCCACTTGCCATTCCTTTGGGGCACTCCCAGCTGCTGGAAGtgtgggggctgcagtgggCTGAAGGGTCTGTAGCTGAGCACCAGAATCTGTGCTGGGAACTAAatagcaagagaaaaaaagggtttttttcccaagccaTCAGGAAGAGGAAGACATGTGTCTGGAGATAAGGAAAGATAAAAGCATTCCACTTGCAGAGGCCTGTGATAGGGATCAAGATGTTCATCTGCCAAGTCAGTAATTTTGTGGCCTTATAACCATGTGGAGCTTCCGTTCCTGTTACCTTTTCCCACACTGACTGAAGGCACTGGATTATTGGCATGGAAGTTCCTTTGAGTCTGTCTGAGCAGCTCAGCCCTTTCAGGGAATTGCACAGGCTGAACTCAAAGATAAAACTCTCTTTGACTTCAGGAGGGAAAACAGTTCTCCCTTGAGTTTAGGTGCAGCTTCTGGGGGCTCAGCAGGCACAGTCTGTGAGCTCCCTGGCCTGGGGAGGTGGGAACAGGTCAAACACCTCTGGGGAGAAGCTTGGGCAGAGCCACTTTCTGTGAGGGGTCAGGACAGCCAAAACAGCTGTTGGAGGTGACTCCCTGCCCTGTTTGCTGGCATCCATCAGGCGTGAGCTCACGGGGACAGTAGATCCATCCAAGGCCTTGATTAACGTGAGGAGCTCAGAGTGCATTTGCTGCTTCCAAACAGGCTTTTATTGTCTGATTTTTGGTTAAAGCAGCAGtagatttctgtaaaaaaatgcTCTGTAAATCCTGGCTTTGCACATTCCACACGCTGGCACACACAACAAGCAAGCATTCAGGCTAAAATTATCCGTGCTATCATTAGGCAGCGCATGGATTGATGGAGCCTAAGTGCAGAAGAGAGCTGTGCTGTTGTGCTGCAGGCAGGCTCACCCCAAAGGGAGCAGTTCCTGTGCTTCCCAGTCATTCCCTGTCGGGCACCTGCGAGAGGTGTGACCTGTTCCCCTTGGACAGGAGAGCCGGTGGGTTGGGCTGGTGGTGGGCGGGCACTGAAGGCCCCAGGCGCCAAGGACGCCGGGCAcagcctctgccctggggcCGGCACTCCTGCACACAGCCGTTCCTGCCCCAGTGCTACCGCAcagcctctgccctggggcCGGCACTCCTGCACACAGCCGTTCCTGCCCCAGTGCTACCGCACAGCCTGTGCCCTGGGGCCGGCACTCCTGCACACAGCCGTTCCTGCCCCGGCGCTGCCAGGTCTGCCGTCAGTGTAACCCACACTCCGGAGATAAATCCCTGCGGACAAGCACCGCGTTCACAGATTACAGAGCAGCCGGGCAGCTGTCAGCTGGGATGGGCTTCTCCCGTGTTCCACAGCTcactgggagagcaggagcccggggctggagctgccgTACCTGGCGGTGGGTGCTCAggtgtgctgggctgtgctcacTGACCACCAGCCAGGGCCTGTTCTCACCAAGAGCTGTGTCACATTTAGGCCAGAACTGCTCAAAGAACCAGTTTAGACATGGTTCCTGTGTCCAGTGTTTTCAGCCTGGCTTCTTTTACCTCGACTAATTGCAAAGCTTTTAATTAATCATGGCCTGAGACACCTGGAGCACAGGCTCCACTCTGGCCTGTGAGTGCACGGTGTCAGTCACAGAGGGTGACATGGTGTCAGTCATGGAGGGTGACAGGGTGTCAGTCACAGAGGGTGACACAGTGTCAGTCAGAGAGGGTGACACAGTGTCAGTCAGAGAGGGTGACACGGTGTCAGTCACGGAGGGTGACACGGTGTCAGTCAGGGAGGGTGACACGGTGTCAGTCAGGGAGGGTGACAGGGTGTCAGTCAGAGAGGGTGACAGGGTGTCAGTCAGGGAGGGTGACACGGTGTCAGCCACGGAGGGTGACACGGTGTCAGTCAGAGAGGGTGACACGGTGTCAGCCACGGAGGGTGACACGGTGTCAGCCACGGAGGGTGACACGGTGTCAGCCACGGAGGGTCCTGGCTGCTGCGGTGCCGAGGGTCCGTTACGTGTTCCCTGTGACACAGAGACAGGGAGGAATGTCCAGGCTGCTACATGGAGCCTTCCAAACAGATGGGAGAGTTTCAGATTTAGTCTCTAGTATAAATACGAGTTAAATGTGCAAATCCTTCAGTTGGGAAACCGCCTCTTGTTACTGTTTGCACAGTCAGAGAATGTCAGATTGAACCAGCCTCGCTATTCCTGGTTCTCTCTCTGCAGTTCAGCACTCGGAGACACAGAGCTTGCCAACCACAGAGTGCTGAAGGAACAACTCGCAGAGTTCAGTTtgtaaaattgtattttcaatGTTTATGTTTCGTTTCTGTTTTGTTGGTGCTGCAGAGGCTGATCCTGCAAATATTTACTCCAGTCAGGTTTTGTGTTTGGAGTTCCTGGGAAGCCAGGGAGCTCAGCCCAGGGAGAGCACGGGCCTGAAGTGATCTATGTTCTGGGCCGAGCTTGGAGAAGTTCAGTTGCCTCTGCtggtcagggtttttttaatatatatatacacacatatgtatacacatacatacatgtatATGGACACACACGTGTGATAATTATTTCAGGTGCTGAGAGAGAAAGGCCATTCAAAGAGTCACTTACTGATCTCCACCTGAGAGAAAGCAGCGACACAGAAAGCAGCAACATGGTGAGTGTTCTGTTATGGCATAAATGATCCCACAGACAGAAAGAATGAACAAATTGGTTTGTAAAAGGAATCATGAGAGGAAATTGCCAATCTACAGTTATCACTCTATTGGGGAGGGACAGAAACAGCCCCAGgactgctcttctctgcacagcCCCTCTCACTCATGTTCTTTCCAACATGCCTTTGCAGAACAAGAGCTCTGGTGATGGAGAGTGCAGCAAAGCCAGTTCCCTTCACACAGGTCTCTCCAAACTTGTGATCTGGGCACACAGTCATGGGACCATATGCAAcgagcccccagccctggaattTGTACAGAACACGGGTCACCTGAGCAGGGACAATGCTATGCTGTGGATGTGCAGAGTTGGACATGCCTATCACTGGCAGTGTGAGAAGTTACATGACAGAGGCAGAGAAGGGACTGAGGCTgtaggaaggaaaaggaggccCCAGTTTTCCGAGGCTTCAGCAAGGGAAGATAGCTTTGGGGAGAAGAGGCTCAGGCTGACCCCATCATCTTTTGAGAGGGATCAAGCAGGTGTTGGGAGCACAGGGTCATGTGGCAGATCCCCAGGAGCCACTCAGCAGAAGGCTGACACAGCCTATGCAAGGCATAAGAAGCcatcacccagagggagtcaaAATACCAGGGAACTGATGACACCttgctctgcagcagagcagcacttgGCAGGTGCTGGGCTCCAAACTGGTGGTCAGAACGTGAAGCTCAAAGATGATGATGTACTGATCATCTCTGATGAAGAGCAGTGCGTGGCAGTTAAAGACAACCAAGGAGACAGAATCAACCCGAATAATGTGTCAGAGCCACCTACTCAGGTGGATTTGCAGATGCTCCACTGCCAGGAGCTGGCATTTCACCAGCCAACAGCCCCTCAAAGATCTGCCTTTGCCAGCATGGCAGGGCCACCTCCAGCCTGTGCCTATGTTCTGCAGTCCCCTGTCAGCAACCTGGAGGACCCGGGCAGGAACATCCCGAGGTTGGGTCATTTCACTGCTGCAGGGCCCACGGCTGAAACCTCCAGAGCGAGGAACCCCCCGGGGTCAGCAGCACCAAAGGTGTGTTTCGAACCTCTTCCTGTCCCCAGCACCGAAGCGAAGGCCCAGCTTGAGTCATGCCCCTTGGTGACATTCTTTAAGTTCCAAGCCACTGCTGatgtccagcagcagctccagctgagccCTCCAAAGCATGGCATGCTAGGAGTGGGCTCCAGCAGGAATGGCACTGAGAATTTGGCAGAGGAGAGCGAGCCGTCGGGATCCAGGCAGGCACCTCATCCTTCAGCCTTCCAGAGTCCAGAGAGCCATCCACCTGCAGCCTCAAACAGAGGTAAGAGAGCCCAGAGTTCTGTGCCTGCAGGGGTGTGGGGGTGTTCTTTTAATCACTTTCCCAAAATAGCAAAGGAGGGCGAGTTCACATCACTGCCAAGATCTATTCTGCAGCATCTAAGTAAATCCCTCGGATTTGGGGCACTCTTGTTTCTACTCAAAGGGACTAAAAAGATCCCTGCCTGAAGCAATTAGCACTTCTGTAGGAAATGCCCTTCCCTGAGTTACCCAAAGGTGTAGCCTAGCCCCAACATCCCAGTGTTGAACACTTTGGTCTTCCATTTTATGTGGTATCCCCACATGGAACATTGGCTGTACTTGAGACAGTCCCTATGGGAAACTGGAGCCAGAGATGGGAACTCGGGTCTCAAGAGAAGGAACCAAGGGGAAGTAACTTaacccagagaaattgtggctgaagccctgcctgcaccaAAGCCAGCAGCAAAAGATCCCAGCGCTGGCAGTGGCAGTGTCAGCCCTGCATGGGAAATGCCAGGAGCCCCATGCATGGCTTTAGTCCTTTCAAGAATGAAGGTTTTCCTATGCACTGTCCTGCAGCATGGGGGCCTGGGTACATgctggggaagggcagagggTGCTGAGGCAGCATTTGGGGTCTGCCTGTGATGTGCTTACACTGTTGGTGCTGGTCCTGAACAGGCTTGGGGTTACAGACACTCGTGTTCCTTGTGGAGCCACAACCACACAAACTGCCACAGTTGGGGTTTGGGAGCATTATTTGACTATTTTCATAGCTGACATCAAGTGTCATCTGAAGGGACTGGACATTCACCTGGGAATGTCTGTGTAGTGTCTGTTCCTGCCAAGGTAGCTGGCTCATGGCTCAGAAGAGGCCTTGGCATTACTGATTCACGAGCCATTGCTCTCTGCACCCAGAGCAGTCAGTACAAAACAGGccagaaaccaaaaccagtgGGACAGGGATCAGAGGAATCCACCTAATCCATCCACAATATGTCAGGGTGACAACTAAGCCTGTACAAAAGAACCTGGTACAAAAAGGGGAACCTATAGATGCTGGCTCACGAGCCCTTTCCCATCTCCCCCTCCTCAGTCCTGGACAAGTCACAGGCAAGCAGATGGAGCTTTCCATCAATCCAGAGAATTAATTTCTCACGCTACATTGAACTAGGTGGATGTGGTATTGCCATGGCAACTTAAGAGAGAGCCCAACTGGAATCCTGGCAGtcctttaaacaaaataataatacacGTTTACTCAcctgtttgttttccctcaCCATCCTCCTCAACTTTTGGTTCATGCTTTTATTTCATGATGACAGGGAAATCTCCCTGTCTGGCAGCGAGGAGGGCCAGCAGCCAACAGagagggagcaggaaggagcccagccctccctggAGAGGTGGGTGCTGTCAGGTGCCATGGTTGTGGAGAACACAAAACTGATCCACAGCTCTAGGGGAGGGGGTTTGAGAGAGTCCTGGCTTTCAGAAGGGAGGTGGACACCATCCTGCATCTCCTTGTGTTTTACTGATCTTTGTGAATTCTCGCTGTCTACCAAGCTGTGTCTTTACTTTCAGGTGTTCTgaagaagcaggagaaaaagaaaaactgtccCACTAGTGATATAAAGGTGTTCAAAGACTGGCTGATGTTGCACCACCCCTCTGAGACACGTGAGATCCACACGCTGCCACCTGAAGACCTCGACCGCTACCTGGTCTCATTCTTCAGCTCCACCAAGAGACAGGATGGCACAGATTTTTCTGCCCATTCCTTTGGCTTCTTGCAGCGCAACATCGAGCGGTACCTGAAGGAGCACAGCTACCAGTACAACGTGGTGAGAGGGCTGGAGTTCAGGGCCTCTCAGGAGGCTTGGAAACTAAAGTATCAGTGCCTGTTCCAAAAGAAGAGGGAGGAACAGTGGAGTATTTTGGAGAACCTGACAGATGAAGATGTGGAAAACCTTCGTAAGAAGGGAATTTTAAACAGGATGGACCCTCAGGGCTTTCTGCACCTCATGTTCACCAGCATTGTTAGGGGGTTTGGGGCAAGCACCCACAGCCAGAGCCACCACCTCTACTGGGGACAGCTGGTGCTGAGGAAGagtgagggagaggtggagtACTTGGAGTGGAAGGATGATCTGAGCCCAGAAGGAAACAAAGGGGAGTCAAGCCCACGGCTCTTTGCCAAGCCTGCTGATCCAGAGAACTGTCCAGTCACCAGTTACAAGGAGTACGCCAGGAGGAGGCCACCGGACAGCCTGAAGGACAACGATGCACTTTACCTGGCTCCCAGGTCACAGTGCTCCAGCTGGGACGAGGTGTGGTACTTCAGCAAGCCACTGACAAGAGCCCAAATGGAAAAGATCTTGAAAGTTATTACCCAGCAAATCAGAGGAGCCGCAAGGAAGCCCAGGCAATAGAGGTGTCCCCTCAGCTTTCCCCCTTAAAccactccaaggctcctctgaAACAGAATCCTGTCGTGATATTTGGTGTAGGCTGAGAGCAAACATCCTTCTGCTGGTCTTTGCCTTGGCACTGAGGGCACCTACACATCTGCAGCGCCTCAGCTTCAAGGTAAATTCCTCTGTTGTTCTTTCTGTTGTTGGAATTGATAATTCAGTGA
The window above is part of the Pseudopipra pipra isolate bDixPip1 chromosome 27, bDixPip1.hap1, whole genome shotgun sequence genome. Proteins encoded here:
- the LOC135403534 gene encoding uncharacterized protein LOC135403534 isoform X2, which codes for MNKSSGDGECSKASSLHTGLSKLVIWAHSHGTICNEPPALEFVQNTGHLSRDNAMLWMCRVGHAYHWQCEKLHDRGREGTEAVGRKRRPQFSEASAREDSFGEKRLRLTPSSFERDQAGVGSTGSCGRSPGATQQKADTAYARHKKPSPRGSQNTRELMTPCSAAEQHLAGAGLQTGGQNVKLKDDDVLIISDEEQCVAVKDNQGDRINPNNVSEPPTQVDLQMLHCQELAFHQPTAPQRSAFASMAGPPPACAYVLQSPVSNLEDPGRNIPRLGHFTAAGPTAETSRARNPPGSAAPKVCFEPLPVPSTEAKAQLESCPLVTFFKFQATADVQQQLQLSPPKHGMLGVGSSRNGTENLAEESEPSGSRQAPHPSAFQSPESHPPAASNRGKSPCLAARRASSQQRGSRKEPSPPWRGVLKKQEKKKNCPTSDIKVFKDWLMLHHPSETREIHTLPPEDLDRYLVSFFSSTKRQDGTDFSAHSFGFLQRNIERYLKEHSYQYNVVRGLEFRASQEAWKLKYQCLFQKKREEQWSILENLTDEDVENLRKKGILNRMDPQGFLHLMFTSIVRGFGASTHSQSHHLYWGQLVLRKSEGEVEYLEWKDDLSPEGNKGESSPRLFAKPADPENCPVTSYKEYARRRPPDSLKDNDALYLAPRSQCSSWDEVWYFSKPLTRAQMEKILKVITQQIRGAARKPRQ
- the LOC135403534 gene encoding uncharacterized protein LOC135403534 isoform X1 gives rise to the protein MPLQNKSSGDGECSKASSLHTGLSKLVIWAHSHGTICNEPPALEFVQNTGHLSRDNAMLWMCRVGHAYHWQCEKLHDRGREGTEAVGRKRRPQFSEASAREDSFGEKRLRLTPSSFERDQAGVGSTGSCGRSPGATQQKADTAYARHKKPSPRGSQNTRELMTPCSAAEQHLAGAGLQTGGQNVKLKDDDVLIISDEEQCVAVKDNQGDRINPNNVSEPPTQVDLQMLHCQELAFHQPTAPQRSAFASMAGPPPACAYVLQSPVSNLEDPGRNIPRLGHFTAAGPTAETSRARNPPGSAAPKVCFEPLPVPSTEAKAQLESCPLVTFFKFQATADVQQQLQLSPPKHGMLGVGSSRNGTENLAEESEPSGSRQAPHPSAFQSPESHPPAASNRGKSPCLAARRASSQQRGSRKEPSPPWRGVLKKQEKKKNCPTSDIKVFKDWLMLHHPSETREIHTLPPEDLDRYLVSFFSSTKRQDGTDFSAHSFGFLQRNIERYLKEHSYQYNVVRGLEFRASQEAWKLKYQCLFQKKREEQWSILENLTDEDVENLRKKGILNRMDPQGFLHLMFTSIVRGFGASTHSQSHHLYWGQLVLRKSEGEVEYLEWKDDLSPEGNKGESSPRLFAKPADPENCPVTSYKEYARRRPPDSLKDNDALYLAPRSQCSSWDEVWYFSKPLTRAQMEKILKVITQQIRGAARKPRQ
- the LOC135403534 gene encoding uncharacterized protein LOC135403534 isoform X3, which encodes MPLQNKSSGDGECSKASSLHTGLSKLVIWAHSHGTICNEPPALEFVQNTGHLSRDNAMLWMCRVGHAYHWQCEKLHDRGREGTEAVGRKRRPQFSEASAREDSFGEKRLRLTPSSFERDQAGVGSTGSCGRSPGATQQKADTAYARHKKPSPRGSQNTRELMTPCSAAEQHLAGAGLQTGGQNVKLKDDDVLIISDEEQCVAVKDNQGDRINPNNVSEPPTQVDLQMLHCQELAFHQPTAPQRSAFASMAGPPPACAYVLQSPVSNLEDPGRNIPRLGHFTAAGPTAETSRARNPPGSAAPKVCFEPLPVPSTEAKAQLESCPLVTFFKFQATADVQQQLQLSPPKHGMLGVGSSRNGTENLAEESEPSGSRQAPHPSAFQSPESHPPAASNRGVLKKQEKKKNCPTSDIKVFKDWLMLHHPSETREIHTLPPEDLDRYLVSFFSSTKRQDGTDFSAHSFGFLQRNIERYLKEHSYQYNVVRGLEFRASQEAWKLKYQCLFQKKREEQWSILENLTDEDVENLRKKGILNRMDPQGFLHLMFTSIVRGFGASTHSQSHHLYWGQLVLRKSEGEVEYLEWKDDLSPEGNKGESSPRLFAKPADPENCPVTSYKEYARRRPPDSLKDNDALYLAPRSQCSSWDEVWYFSKPLTRAQMEKILKVITQQIRGAARKPRQ